Proteins encoded together in one Musa acuminata AAA Group cultivar baxijiao chromosome BXJ3-6, Cavendish_Baxijiao_AAA, whole genome shotgun sequence window:
- the LOC135586762 gene encoding uncharacterized protein LOC135586762, with translation MASPFLSITDSTTSTEGHEDAFLGFVEYARSMISSDAEEDPDAGGGGDPPVPPWSWVVSKILKSCMAYTSGVTPAILLSDLFQAWSEQHRYLASKKRLGWKTPSEKRHRRTRLPHTVTIDSIYEKNFLSPSSVIEAVVIDAFLLPGTNIYLLSLGNPWSSCTIDLYLHRRYYDLLDFQILKKGREVYLTGCCLRTAMEGSGQPRLLPTEYLVVLLDEDQDEDAVLLGAQFCSDSFSSISIDAVKNGVTYSLYARIESIELLEAFRGVERKAIILVDSDGSKLKFVLWGEQILLANLFSLGSMLALDRPFIAYVDNHNVGSQELCLEFGSATRIYMVPFTQQEEEVLLSSTQTRSPGSRFSNTLDQTQGLKISQIMLPLDSQGSVDFKNYPFQLHVADLRDKMTGVSLYGVVTNIDKEINNSDTVYYVRIEDTTGAVVAKLHFVRYWSLGRLGIGHSVFISGLTCSMTTGKLLEVSWFEKETGTCLFNQSCLPALLNSSCLHKLSHLSDISKLMKKTHICRVCVVSIEHHDVCLLKSHVICGRPVKERSDGSFHCSFCSSNCDGEVLDSFQLKVTLADESNQMFAWCTGQTATEFLQITPDEFLHLPVVEQAMYLCTLRTERYIVAVVNCKRSTNRSSMNLEDDPVFEVARAQKCE, from the exons ATGGCCTCTCCGTTCCTGTCGATCACGGACAGTACCACCTCGACCGAGGGCCATGAAGACGCTTTCCTAGGGTTCGTGGAGTACGCGAGGTCGATGATCTCGTCCGACGCCGAGGAGGATCCGGACGCCGGCGGCGGGGGAGACCCTCCTGTCCCTCCATGGAGCTGGGTCGTCTCAAAAATCCTCAAGTCCTGCATGGCGTACACCAGCGGCGTCACCCCCGCCATCCTCCTCTCCGATCTCTTCCAG GCGTGGAGCGAGCAGCATAGATACTTGGCTTCAAAGAAGAGGTTAGGATGGAAAACGCCATCGGAAAAGAGGCATAGAAGAACGAGGCTGCCACATACTGTCACCATTGATTCTATTTATGAGAAGAATTTCTTATCTCCAAGCAGTGTTATTGAAGCCGTTGTTATCGATGCCTTCCTTCTTCCAG GTACAAATATATACTTGCTTAGCTTGGGAAATCCATGGAGCTCATGCACCATTGATCTATATCTGCATCGCAG ATACTATGATTTGCTGGACTTCCAGATTCTGAAGAAAGGACGTGAGGTCTACCTGACCGGATGTTGTCTTCGTACGGCAATGGAAGGATCTGGTCAACCGCGTCTTTTGCCAACAGAATACCTGGTTGTTTTGTTAGATGAG GACCAAGATGAAGATGCAGTTTTGCTGGGTGCACAATTTTGTTCAGACTCTTTCTCATCGATTTCAATTGATGCAGTCAAGAATGGTGTTACATATTCTTTATATGCAAG GATCGAATCGATTGAATTGTTGGAAGCTTTTAGGGGTGTAGAGAGGAAAGCAATCATTTTAGTTGATAGTGATGGCTCCAAGTTAAAGTTTGTTTTATGGGGTGAACAAATTCTCCTTGCTAATCTCTTTAG TTTGGGAAGTATGCTTGCTTTAGACAGACCTTTCATTGCATATGTTGACAATCATAATGTGGGCAGTCAAGAATTATGTTTGGAATTTGGAAGTGCCACACGGATATACATGGTGCCATTTACTCAACAAGAGGAAGAA GTACTTCTTTCCTCCACACAAACGAGGAGTCCAGGATCAAGATTTTCAAACACTTTAGACCAAACCCAGGGCCTAAAGATATCACAAATTATGCTACCACTAGATTCACAAGGATCAGTTGACTTCAAGAACTATCCATTCCAA CTACATGTGGCTGACCTCCGTGACAAAATGACTGGAGTCAGTCTGTATGGTGTTGTTACAAATATTGACAAGGAGATAAACAACTCAGACACTGTCTATTATGTGAGAATTGAAGATACAACAGGAGCTGTTGTGGCAAAACTACACTTTGTTAGATATTG GTCACTAGGAAGACTGGGAATTGGCCACTCAGTATTCATCTCAGGGTTGACTTGTTCCATGACAACTGGAAAGTT GCTTGAAGTATCATGGTTTGAGAAGGAGACTGGAACTTGTTTATTCAACCAAAGCTGCTTGCCAGCGTTGTTGAATTCATCATGCCTACACAAGTTATCTCATTTATCTGAtatctccaaattgatgaaaaagACACAT ATATGCCGAGTTTGTGTTGTCAGTATCGAACATCATGATGTCTGCTTACTGAAATCTCATGTCATTTGTGGCCGTCCTGTGAAAGAGAGGTCAGATGGATCATTTCATTGCAGTTTTTGTAGTTCCAATTGTGATGGTGAAGTTCTCGATAGCTTTCAGTTGAAGGTGACCCTTGCAGATGAGAGCAATCAGATGTTTGCATGGTGCACTGGACAAACTGCTACAGAGTTTCTGCAAATAACCCCAGATGAATTTCTTCATCTACCTGTG GTTGAACAAGCAATGTATCTTTGTACACTGAGAACCGAGAGGTATATTGTTGCTGTTGTAAATTGCAAAAGGAGCACCAACCGATCTTCTATGAACCTGGAAGATGACCCAGTCTTTGAGGTTGCGCGAGCTCAAAAATGTGAATAA
- the LOC103988586 gene encoding uncharacterized protein LOC103988586, translated as MPRPGPRPYECVRRAWHSDRHQTIRGSIIQEIFRVANDVHSPATRKNKEFQEKLPFVVLKAEEIMYSKANSEAEYVDSKTLQDRVNDAIDTIIRKEDALESGDLLQPCIEAALNLGCVPRRVSKSQHRSNPGCYLSPIAHDVRAASVKISDSNRPNLDYMLGITPSLSNPQNSASQFPSWYTALFKPTHMTCSSFPEIKFNNSDVPRGHANSSIFNRSGCPIATKPPASYQERVSGPLANCTTPNLAGVYPLYYTDNQAAVVSCPFQITRGPRHHLATGTAHCAESLGEAEIHFAASPIGNRNTIGASRGDSSHMETSKIGWDLSLRLGLPSPPSFEESTWTNDHEDAGSSNLSGASKYYGLPVARESAINLRHLMFP; from the exons ATGCCGAGGCCAGGGCCGAGGCCTTATGAGTGTGTGAGACGTGCTTGGCACAGCGACAGGCACCAAACTATTCGAGGCTCCATCATTCAGGAGATCTTTAG AGTGGCCAATGATGTTCACAGCCCTGCGACCAGGAAGAACAAAGAGTTTCAGGAGAAGCTCCCGTTCGTCGTTCTCAAGGCCGAGGAGATCATGTACTCCAAAGCCAACTCCGAG GCGGAGTATGTGGACTCCAAAACACTACAGGACCGAGTTAATGATGCAATTGACACCATCATTCGTAAGGAAGATGCCCTTGAGAGTGGAGACCTATTGCAGCCCTGTATTGAAG CGGCTCTGAATCTTGGTTGTGTTCCCAGAAGAGTTTCAAAGAGCCAGCATCGCAGCAACCCAGGGTGCTATCTCAGCCCCATAGCACATGATGTTAGAGCTGCCTCTGTGAAAATCTCAGATAGTAATAGGCCCAACCTAGATTATATGTTGGGGATAACTCCTAGCCTTAGCAACCCACAAAACTCTGCTTCGCAGTTTCCATCCTGGTACACTGCCTTGTTTAAACCCACACACATGACTTGTAGCAGCTTCCCAGAGATCAAGTTCAACAACTCTGATGTACCTCGTGGGCATGCAAATTCCTCTATTTTCAACAGGAGTGGGTGTCCCATCGCCACCAAGCCTCCTGCATCTTATCAAGAAAGGGTGTCTGGTCCGTTAGCAAACTGTACCACTCCGAACCTGGCTGGAGTATATCCTTTATACTATACTGACAATCAAGCCGCAGTTGTTTCATGTCCTTTCCAAATTACTCGGGGCCCAAGACATCATTTAGCAACTGGCACTGCTCATTGTGCTGAGTCCCTTGGTGAGGCTGAGATCCATTTTGCAGCGAGCCCTATTGGCAACAGAAACACCATTGGTGCCTCAAGAGGTGATTCAAGCCACATGGAAACATCCAAAATCGGATGGGACTTGTCGCTCCGATTGGGACTGCCTTCACCTCCATCCTTTGAAGAAAGTACTTGGACAAATGATCATGAAGACGCTGGATCAAGTAACTTGAGTGGTGCAAGCAAGTACTACGGCCTTCCTGTTGcaagagaaagtgctataaacctCAGACATTTGATGTTTCCTTAG